The following proteins come from a genomic window of Legionella cherrii:
- a CDS encoding YbaB/EbfC family nucleoid-associated protein, protein MDMNQNLGNLMKEAQKMQQRMQEAQQQLSQLVVTGEAGGGMVVIKMNGRHDATEVKIKPTMMEEDVEMLEDLVAAAINDAVRKIEKASKEKISQLTAGLNIPTDLMGGDKE, encoded by the coding sequence ATGGATATGAATCAAAATCTTGGCAACCTGATGAAAGAAGCGCAAAAAATGCAACAACGTATGCAAGAGGCGCAACAACAACTAAGTCAATTAGTTGTCACTGGTGAAGCAGGTGGTGGGATGGTCGTTATTAAAATGAACGGCCGACATGATGCTACTGAAGTTAAAATCAAACCTACAATGATGGAAGAAGATGTAGAAATGTTGGAAGATTTAGTTGCTGCCGCGATTAACGATGCCGTACGAAAAATTGAAAAAGCGTCTAAAGAAAAAATCAGTCAATTGACCGCTGGTCTAAACATTCCAACTGACTTAATGGGCGGCGATAAGGAATAG
- the recR gene encoding recombination mediator RecR has translation MDMLNRLVEALRCLPGIGPKSAQRMVFHLLQHQRQRGLHLASCLEQAMNNIHHCERCANYTEQKFCTLCQNPNRDSSLLCVVESPADVSAIEQSNAFQGKYFVLMGKISPLDGLGPEDIGLPRLKNLIIQEQVKEVILALSPSIEGQTTIHFIHQLLHNLPINITQLAHGIPSGGELEFLDGNTIGNALRNRAIIHV, from the coding sequence ATGGATATGTTAAACCGTCTGGTAGAAGCGCTACGCTGTCTGCCAGGCATAGGTCCAAAATCAGCACAGCGTATGGTGTTTCATTTACTCCAGCATCAAAGACAGAGAGGGTTACACCTTGCCTCATGTCTAGAGCAAGCGATGAACAACATTCATCATTGTGAACGCTGTGCTAATTATACAGAGCAAAAATTTTGTACTCTCTGCCAAAATCCAAATCGGGATTCCTCCTTACTTTGTGTCGTAGAAAGCCCAGCTGATGTATCTGCTATAGAACAAAGCAACGCGTTTCAAGGGAAGTACTTCGTTCTCATGGGAAAAATATCTCCACTCGATGGATTAGGACCAGAAGACATTGGACTACCCCGACTTAAAAACCTTATCATCCAAGAACAAGTGAAAGAAGTGATATTGGCGTTAAGCCCCAGTATAGAAGGACAAACGACCATTCATTTTATTCACCAGCTTTTGCATAATCTGCCCATCAATATTACGCAATTGGCGCATGGTATCCCTTCTGGTGGAGAATTAGAGTTTTTAGATGGCAACACCATAGGAAACGCCCTTCGCAACAGAGCAATAATTCATGTTTAA